In a single window of the Streptomyces cinnabarinus genome:
- a CDS encoding TetR/AcrR family transcriptional regulator: MSEIEAAASGPRRRRGAAREKLLAAAARRFYADGVSATGIDAITAEAGVAKMSLYNNFSSKADLVRAYLDARHEEWLELYRRRLPVVPDARAGVLAVFDAYADHANFAYEHGFRGCGLLNAAAELPAGDEGRAVVRRHKEEVEDLLAGHLEDLLPGDPERARATAEHLSFLLEGAMARAGLEGGDTRLDHARTMAADLLDRL, translated from the coding sequence ATGTCCGAGATCGAGGCCGCCGCGTCGGGCCCGCGCAGGCGGCGGGGCGCGGCGCGGGAGAAGCTGCTCGCGGCCGCGGCGCGACGCTTCTACGCGGACGGTGTGTCGGCCACCGGCATCGACGCGATCACCGCCGAGGCGGGCGTGGCGAAGATGAGCCTGTACAACAACTTCTCCTCCAAGGCCGATCTGGTCAGGGCCTACCTCGACGCACGGCACGAGGAGTGGCTCGAGCTGTACCGGCGGCGGCTGCCGGTCGTCCCGGACGCGCGGGCCGGCGTGCTGGCCGTCTTCGACGCGTACGCCGATCACGCCAACTTCGCCTACGAGCACGGGTTCCGGGGCTGCGGGCTGCTGAACGCCGCCGCCGAACTGCCGGCGGGGGACGAGGGGCGGGCGGTGGTGCGCCGCCACAAGGAGGAGGTCGAGGACCTGCTCGCCGGTCACCTGGAGGACCTGCTGCCCGGCGACCCGGAGCGGGCGCGCGCGACGGCGGAGCATCTGTCGTTCCTGCTGGAGGGTGCGATGGCCCGCGCCGGTCTGGAGGGCGGGGACACCCGGCTCGACCACGCCCGGACGATGGCCGCGGATCTCCTGGACCGACTGTGA
- a CDS encoding NAD(P)H-dependent oxidoreductase has translation MKTLIVYAHPEPKSLNSSLKDLAISTLESAGHEVRVSDLYAMKWKAVVDAGDYGPHASSPLKVAADSGRAFDAGTLTPDVLAEQEKLLWADTIVFQFPMWWYTMPAILKGWVDRVFTYHFAYGVGEHSDTKYGERFGEGTLAGRRALLSVTAGGPESHYSARGINGPIDDLLFPIHHGILYYPGIEALPPFVLYGTDRMSGEDYADVAKAWEQRLLTLESTDPIPFRRQNFGDYDIPSLHLKAGLEPAGRTGFGLHVRG, from the coding sequence ATGAAGACGCTGATCGTCTATGCCCACCCGGAGCCGAAGTCGCTCAACAGCTCACTGAAGGACCTGGCGATCTCTACCTTGGAGTCCGCCGGTCACGAGGTGCGGGTGAGCGATCTGTACGCGATGAAGTGGAAGGCGGTCGTGGACGCCGGGGACTACGGCCCCCATGCCTCAAGTCCGTTGAAGGTCGCGGCGGACTCGGGTCGGGCCTTCGACGCCGGGACGTTGACCCCGGACGTCCTCGCCGAGCAGGAGAAGTTGCTCTGGGCCGACACGATCGTCTTCCAGTTCCCGATGTGGTGGTACACGATGCCCGCGATCCTCAAGGGCTGGGTGGACCGGGTGTTCACCTACCACTTCGCCTACGGCGTCGGCGAGCACAGCGATACCAAGTACGGCGAGCGTTTCGGCGAGGGCACTCTCGCGGGCAGGAGGGCGCTGCTGTCGGTGACCGCCGGCGGTCCCGAGTCGCACTACTCAGCGCGCGGGATCAACGGCCCCATCGACGATCTGCTGTTCCCGATCCACCACGGCATCCTCTACTACCCGGGCATCGAGGCGCTGCCGCCGTTCGTGCTGTACGGCACCGACCGGATGAGCGGCGAGGATTACGCGGACGTCGCCAAGGCGTGGGAGCAGCGCCTGCTCACCCTGGAGTCGACGGATCCGATCCCGTTCCGGCGGCAGAACTTCGGCGACTACGACATCCCGTCGCTGCACCTGAAGGCGGGGCTGGAGCCCGCGGGGCGGACGGGTTTCGGGCTGCACGTGCGCGGCTGA
- a CDS encoding DMT family transporter → MTRAAGQLTGSVCVLLASVLWGTTGTAATFAPDVGPLAIGAVAMGIGGLLQALVAAPRIRREAPGLRAQRRIVLLGALAVGAYPLAFYSSMHLAGVATGTVVSIGSAPLASALVERTADGRRLTRRWAAGAALGVAGTVLLCAAEAAHSSSDTGTGSAGATVLGVGLGLVAGFTYALYSWAAHRLITRGVGSAAAMGAVFGIGGLLLMPVLLATGAPLLDSWSDAAVGTYMALVPMFLGYVLFGWGLAHVPASTATTLSLLEPVVAAVLAVLVVGEGLPLLGWAGVALVVGCLAVLTAPAGAGTRRGRNMARGPSAPVREEGPQRVSKAGRSVR, encoded by the coding sequence GTGACCCGGGCCGCCGGACAGCTGACCGGCTCGGTGTGCGTACTTCTCGCGTCGGTGCTGTGGGGCACCACGGGCACCGCCGCGACCTTCGCCCCGGACGTGGGCCCGCTCGCGATCGGCGCCGTCGCCATGGGCATCGGAGGGCTGCTCCAGGCACTCGTCGCCGCCCCGCGCATCCGCCGGGAAGCACCCGGGCTGCGCGCGCAGCGCCGGATCGTGCTGCTCGGCGCGCTCGCGGTGGGGGCCTACCCGCTGGCGTTCTACAGCTCCATGCACCTGGCCGGGGTCGCCACCGGGACCGTGGTGTCGATCGGCTCGGCCCCGCTCGCCTCGGCCCTCGTCGAGCGCACGGCCGACGGACGCCGCCTCACCCGCCGTTGGGCGGCCGGTGCCGCGCTCGGCGTGGCCGGAACGGTGCTGCTGTGCGCGGCCGAAGCGGCCCACTCGTCCAGCGATACGGGGACGGGTTCCGCCGGGGCGACGGTGCTCGGCGTCGGGCTGGGTCTGGTCGCCGGGTTCACCTACGCCCTCTACTCCTGGGCGGCCCACCGCCTGATCACCCGCGGGGTCGGCTCGGCCGCCGCCATGGGCGCCGTCTTCGGGATCGGCGGCCTGCTGCTGATGCCGGTCCTGCTGGCCACCGGCGCCCCGCTGCTGGACTCCTGGTCCGACGCGGCCGTCGGCACCTACATGGCCCTGGTCCCGATGTTCCTCGGCTACGTCCTGTTCGGCTGGGGTCTCGCACACGTACCGGCGAGCACCGCGACCACGCTGTCCCTGCTGGAACCGGTCGTCGCGGCCGTACTGGCCGTCCTGGTGGTCGGCGAAGGGCTGCCCCTCCTGGGCTGGGCCGGTGTCGCCCTGGTCGTCGGCTGCCTCGCCGTGCTCACCGCACCGGCGGGGGCAGGGACTCGGCGTGGCCGGAACATGGCACGCGGCCCGTCCGCTCCTGTCAGAGAAGAAGGACCGCAGCGCGTTTCGAAGGCTGGTCGGTCCGTCAGGTGA
- a CDS encoding SRPBCC family protein, whose product MNEPWPTTDLDPVRRLRALAGGIRGAHVTEAYIDAPFERVWDLLGDLDGGFGRVVPDMERLRVVRRQGERVEALARSKYGMRARLRGVQRPGWCWLQSRFLLVGVAATPDGAGTRVAFTGGVRLPTRAALIPLGVRREGGRSVQRLTALL is encoded by the coding sequence ATGAACGAGCCCTGGCCCACTACCGATCTCGACCCCGTCCGCCGTCTGCGCGCCCTGGCCGGCGGCATTCGCGGCGCCCACGTGACCGAGGCGTACATCGACGCACCCTTCGAACGGGTCTGGGACCTGCTGGGCGACCTGGACGGCGGCTTCGGGCGGGTCGTGCCCGACATGGAGCGGCTGCGCGTGGTGCGTCGGCAGGGCGAGCGGGTGGAGGCGCTGGCGCGCAGCAAGTACGGGATGCGCGCACGGCTGCGTGGGGTGCAGCGGCCCGGCTGGTGCTGGCTGCAGAGCCGGTTCCTCCTGGTGGGGGTGGCGGCGACGCCGGATGGGGCGGGCACTCGGGTGGCGTTCACGGGCGGCGTGCGCCTGCCGACCCGCGCGGCGCTGATCCCCCTGGGCGTACGGCGTGAGGGCGGCCGCAGCGTTCAGCGCCTGACGGCGCTGCTGTGA
- a CDS encoding helix-turn-helix transcriptional regulator: MDDLAGFLRTRRSRVDPAVVGIPTDSRRRVKGLRREEVAHLSGVSVDYYVRLEQGRATQPSEQVVDALARVLGLDETEREHLHRLARQRRRRAKAPSGRVRPELLRVLDLVTDAPALIMDHHMDVLAGNRLAGLLYGRPLPGLNTARHIFLEEAERGLYADWETCTLDVVGHLRLAAGKYPEDPRLASLIGELAMGSERFRRLWARADVRARTHGRKAYRHPLVGLLELHQENFALADESAMELLVLSAAPGSPAEDGLRLLAGLGTADGAARPIVHAQSRE, encoded by the coding sequence ATGGACGATCTCGCGGGCTTCCTTCGGACCCGGCGTTCCCGGGTCGACCCGGCGGTCGTCGGCATCCCCACCGACAGCCGCCGCCGGGTCAAGGGGCTACGTCGTGAAGAGGTCGCGCATCTGTCCGGGGTGAGCGTGGACTACTACGTGCGCCTGGAACAGGGCCGCGCGACGCAGCCCTCCGAGCAGGTCGTCGACGCACTCGCCCGCGTCCTCGGCCTGGACGAGACCGAACGCGAGCACCTCCATCGGCTCGCGCGGCAGCGCCGCCGCCGCGCGAAGGCGCCGAGTGGGCGGGTCCGGCCGGAGCTGCTGCGCGTCCTCGACCTGGTCACCGACGCGCCCGCACTGATCATGGACCACCACATGGACGTCCTCGCCGGGAACCGCCTCGCCGGGCTGCTCTACGGCCGACCGCTACCGGGCCTGAACACCGCCCGGCACATCTTCCTCGAGGAGGCCGAGCGCGGTCTGTACGCGGACTGGGAGACCTGCACCCTCGATGTGGTCGGGCACCTGCGCCTGGCCGCCGGCAAGTACCCCGAGGACCCTCGACTCGCCTCGCTCATCGGCGAGTTGGCGATGGGCAGCGAACGCTTCCGCCGCCTGTGGGCCCGTGCGGACGTCCGCGCCCGCACGCACGGACGCAAGGCGTACCGGCACCCGCTGGTCGGACTGCTGGAACTGCATCAGGAGAACTTCGCGCTGGCGGACGAGTCGGCGATGGAGCTGCTGGTGCTGTCCGCGGCCCCCGGCAGCCCCGCCGAGGACGGGCTGCGCCTGCTCGCGGGCCTGGGCACGGCCGACGGTGCCGCGCGTCCCATCGTGCACGCCCAGTCCCGCGAGTAG
- a CDS encoding DUF3995 domain-containing protein, whose product MLHRPDTPAPTRAAALIASVLTADAVLHLYWTTGATWPAVDEGSLSQAVLGTDVPFTPPVLLPLVALLLTAAAFVLAHSRRPGHLLLRLGTLAVAAGLSLRASAGIYWLIAEEPGTAFYWLNLMLYTPLCAVLAVAALRVARWKDAARAR is encoded by the coding sequence ATGCTTCACCGGCCCGACACCCCCGCCCCGACCCGCGCCGCCGCGCTCATCGCCTCGGTGCTCACCGCGGACGCTGTGCTGCACCTGTACTGGACGACGGGAGCCACCTGGCCCGCGGTCGACGAGGGGAGCCTGTCCCAAGCGGTTCTGGGTACGGACGTGCCGTTCACACCACCAGTCCTGCTTCCCCTGGTCGCGCTGCTCCTCACCGCTGCCGCCTTCGTACTCGCCCACTCCCGCCGCCCCGGCCACCTGCTGCTCCGCCTCGGCACCCTTGCAGTGGCCGCGGGCCTGTCGCTGCGCGCCTCGGCGGGGATCTACTGGCTGATCGCCGAAGAGCCGGGCACCGCCTTCTACTGGCTCAACCTCATGCTCTACACCCCCCTGTGCGCCGTCCTGGCCGTCGCCGCCCTGCGCGTGGCGCGATGGAAGGATGCGGCTCGTGCCCGATGA
- a CDS encoding RNA polymerase sigma factor — protein MPDEHREDRTVRLVRAAQRGDTLAMAELLDLLTPYVGRICAPIALSQGADAAQDALVAVFKSLRTLKNPAALHGWVRAIAVREAIRTAHRAARIVPADLSALPARGDPQLSADIRDVLDRLSPEHRAVLVLRDVEGLDERTAAALLGVRTGTVKSRLHRARDTFRKAWTS, from the coding sequence GTGCCCGATGAACATCGCGAAGACCGCACGGTCCGCCTGGTGCGAGCCGCCCAGCGAGGCGACACCCTCGCCATGGCCGAACTCCTCGACCTCCTCACGCCGTACGTGGGCCGCATCTGCGCCCCCATCGCCCTGAGCCAGGGAGCGGACGCGGCGCAGGACGCCCTGGTGGCGGTCTTCAAGTCGCTGCGCACGCTGAAGAATCCGGCCGCGCTGCACGGCTGGGTCCGCGCCATCGCCGTACGGGAGGCGATCCGCACCGCACACCGCGCCGCCCGCATCGTACCGGCCGATCTGAGTGCGCTCCCCGCCCGCGGCGACCCCCAACTCTCCGCCGATATCAGGGACGTACTGGACCGGCTCTCTCCCGAGCACCGCGCGGTACTGGTGCTGCGCGACGTCGAGGGCCTCGACGAGCGCACCGCCGCCGCCCTGCTCGGTGTGCGCACGGGCACCGTCAAGTCGCGGCTGCACCGGGCCCGCGACACCTTCCGGAAGGCGTGGACGTCATGA
- a CDS encoding AfsR/SARP family transcriptional regulator yields the protein MPGTTAPVWAGAEAGLIHPLDRVHHRDTRARAVAPDPAARTPLRAAGSTRQKGLRHAPPPAPPGRAVTLRYRVLGQVRAFDGPRELDLGPVKQRAVLAALLLADGGLVQRTDLVAAVWGADPPATAHQLVASYVARLRKALEPERPKRSRPAVLVSDKSAYGLQVLPDALDARTFRATVQTARTARAAGNHTDCARHFDAAEALWQGQALEGLPGPLAAHHRRLLQEERLTAREERCATALDLGRHHDCVPELSALAAAHPVRERVRTLLMLALYRSGRQAEALAVFKDAWRTLVDSTGLEPGHELRELQRRILADDPALRLPEPTPQRVIPAQLPPDIADFAGRTDELALLARLRTTGTALPVALITGVGGIGKTALAVHAAHRLAPRYPEGQLYLRLGGGSGTPADPGDLLAGVLTDLGLPADRIPHDTDRRSALYRSLVAGSRLLLVLDDARDAAQVEPLLPGAPDCLALITSRSRLAGLPARRVLRLGSLAEAEAYGLLRRAAGHTEADTGPVDRQEPAPGAEPPGPPTVPDAIAQVLHVCAGHPLSLRVVAARVAGRPPSAFRQLARRLRDEERRLGELRVGELAVAPGLKAGYDALPGPTEARAFRMLSLLAVPDFGAATAAAALELPYKQAEDVLEALVDAHLLETAQPPSVGPYRYRYHDLLRLLGRELSRAQDPPTTRSAALRRILAAHHTSVRRADALLRPGGALPPLDEPTADCPEHLITDAEEALSWLSAERGTIVAAAAQAASLGAADPGELAQLTAALRAFLNRQGHRGDWERLATAALAVATAAGDRGAEAVARLELGTLEGMRHRARPAAEHLRSAVRLFAAQGDTAREARALHNLGLAHVEARDLDTATECMVRALAIQRAAGNALDVAITLDNLALLELRRGASAKATEYCEESLRHYGRSERPETASAAEHILGMVRHAQGRYAEAVDCHRRAQELARAQGNVYREAFTLVDRVPSLLVLGEHRAAVRAAEQGLALRRRLGDPMDSAVAYRALADALRAAGDAERAGACLAEADACAAEAEAGP from the coding sequence GTGCCCGGGACCACTGCTCCGGTGTGGGCCGGAGCGGAGGCCGGGCTGATCCATCCGCTGGACCGTGTGCACCACCGCGACACCCGTGCAAGGGCCGTCGCCCCCGACCCGGCCGCCCGCACCCCCCTGCGGGCGGCCGGGTCCACCCGGCAGAAGGGACTGCGCCATGCTCCCCCGCCCGCGCCTCCGGGCCGTGCGGTGACGCTCCGGTACCGCGTGCTGGGCCAGGTCCGCGCGTTCGACGGTCCGCGCGAGCTGGACCTCGGCCCGGTCAAGCAGCGAGCGGTGCTGGCCGCCCTGCTGCTCGCGGACGGAGGTCTCGTGCAGCGCACGGACCTGGTCGCGGCGGTGTGGGGCGCCGACCCCCCGGCGACCGCACACCAGCTGGTGGCCTCCTACGTGGCCCGGCTGCGCAAGGCACTGGAACCGGAACGGCCCAAGCGGTCCCGTCCGGCCGTCCTGGTGTCCGACAAGAGTGCCTACGGGTTGCAGGTCCTTCCCGATGCGCTCGACGCCCGCACCTTCCGCGCCACCGTCCAGACCGCCCGTACCGCCCGCGCGGCCGGCAACCACACCGACTGCGCACGCCACTTCGACGCGGCCGAGGCGCTCTGGCAGGGCCAGGCGCTGGAGGGCCTGCCCGGCCCGCTCGCCGCCCACCACCGCCGGCTCCTCCAGGAAGAGCGGCTGACCGCCCGCGAAGAGCGCTGCGCGACCGCCCTCGACCTGGGCCGGCACCACGACTGCGTCCCCGAACTCTCGGCCCTGGCCGCCGCCCATCCGGTACGGGAAAGGGTCCGTACCCTGCTGATGCTGGCGCTGTACCGGTCCGGTCGGCAGGCCGAGGCGCTGGCCGTCTTCAAGGACGCCTGGCGCACCCTGGTCGACAGCACCGGTCTGGAACCCGGGCACGAGCTGCGCGAGCTGCAACGGCGCATCCTGGCCGACGATCCGGCGCTGCGGCTTCCCGAGCCCACTCCGCAGCGCGTGATACCGGCCCAACTGCCGCCCGACATCGCCGACTTCGCCGGGCGCACGGACGAACTGGCCCTGCTGGCCCGGCTGCGCACCACCGGGACGGCACTGCCGGTCGCGCTCATCACCGGAGTCGGGGGCATCGGCAAGACCGCGCTGGCGGTCCACGCCGCGCACCGGCTGGCTCCCCGCTATCCCGAGGGGCAGCTGTATCTGCGCCTGGGCGGCGGCAGCGGCACGCCCGCCGACCCCGGTGACCTCCTGGCCGGAGTACTCACCGACCTCGGGCTGCCGGCCGACCGGATCCCGCACGACACCGACCGGCGCTCGGCCCTGTACCGCTCACTGGTCGCGGGCAGCCGGCTGCTCCTCGTCCTGGACGACGCCCGCGACGCGGCCCAGGTGGAGCCGTTGCTGCCGGGCGCGCCGGACTGTCTGGCGCTGATCACGTCACGCAGCCGCCTCGCGGGGCTCCCGGCGCGGCGGGTGCTGCGGCTCGGCTCGCTGGCGGAGGCCGAGGCGTACGGGCTGCTGCGCCGGGCAGCGGGCCACACCGAGGCGGACACCGGCCCTGTTGACCGTCAGGAACCGGCGCCCGGTGCGGAGCCGCCCGGCCCACCAACCGTTCCCGACGCCATCGCCCAGGTGCTCCACGTCTGCGCCGGACATCCGCTCTCCCTGCGTGTCGTCGCCGCCCGCGTGGCAGGCCGTCCCCCGAGCGCTTTCCGCCAACTGGCCCGCCGGCTACGGGACGAGGAGCGACGGCTCGGCGAACTGCGCGTCGGCGAGCTGGCGGTGGCCCCGGGGCTCAAGGCCGGCTACGACGCACTGCCGGGCCCGACCGAGGCACGCGCGTTCCGCATGCTGAGCCTGCTCGCCGTACCGGATTTCGGCGCGGCGACCGCCGCCGCGGCCCTGGAACTGCCGTACAAGCAGGCGGAGGACGTCCTGGAGGCACTGGTGGACGCACACCTGCTGGAGACCGCGCAACCTCCCTCGGTCGGCCCCTACCGCTATCGCTACCACGACCTGCTGCGGCTGCTCGGCCGGGAACTGAGCCGCGCCCAGGACCCGCCCACGACCCGGTCGGCCGCGCTGCGCCGGATCCTGGCCGCCCACCACACCAGCGTCCGCCGGGCCGACGCGCTGCTCCGGCCCGGCGGCGCGCTGCCGCCCCTCGACGAGCCGACGGCGGACTGCCCCGAGCACCTGATCACTGATGCCGAGGAGGCGCTGAGCTGGCTGTCCGCCGAACGCGGGACCATCGTCGCGGCCGCCGCGCAGGCCGCGTCCCTCGGCGCCGCGGACCCGGGGGAACTGGCCCAACTGACCGCCGCGCTGCGCGCCTTCCTCAACCGCCAGGGACACCGCGGCGACTGGGAACGCCTCGCCACCGCCGCCCTGGCCGTCGCCACCGCCGCCGGCGACCGCGGAGCCGAGGCCGTCGCCCGGCTGGAACTCGGCACCCTGGAGGGCATGCGGCACCGCGCCCGGCCCGCTGCCGAGCATCTCCGGTCGGCGGTACGCCTGTTCGCCGCCCAGGGCGACACCGCCCGCGAGGCCCGCGCCCTGCACAATCTGGGCCTGGCCCACGTCGAGGCGCGGGACCTGGACACGGCCACCGAGTGCATGGTCCGGGCCCTGGCCATCCAGCGGGCCGCGGGCAACGCCCTCGATGTCGCCATCACCCTGGACAACCTCGCCCTGCTGGAGCTGCGCCGGGGGGCGTCGGCGAAGGCGACCGAGTACTGCGAGGAGAGCCTGCGTCACTACGGCCGCAGCGAGCGTCCGGAGACCGCCTCCGCCGCGGAGCACATCCTCGGCATGGTCCGCCACGCGCAGGGCCGCTACGCCGAGGCGGTCGACTGCCACCGCCGCGCACAAGAACTGGCGCGGGCCCAGGGCAATGTCTACCGCGAGGCGTTCACGCTCGTCGACCGGGTGCCCAGCCTGCTGGTCCTGGGCGAGCACCGTGCCGCGGTGCGGGCGGCGGAGCAGGGGCTGGCCCTGCGTCGCCGCCTCGGCGACCCGATGGACAGCGCCGTGGCCTACCGGGCACTTGCCGACGCGCTGCGGGCCGCGGGCGACGCGGAGCGCGCGGGGGCCTGCCTGGCCGAGGCGGACGCGTGCGCGGCCGAAGCGGAGGCTGGCCCGTAA
- a CDS encoding glycosyl hydrolase family 18 protein: MRQPPPPRRPLRVLALLTALLLPLGVLVGLAPQAQAAAGVTATFTSQDNGSWWKGTFVIRNGSTTALDGWTLEFDLPAGVTVSGHYNGEATVNGSHVTVRNAYYNGKVAPGSSTEPYSYWFVASGPIGAPTGCTLNGDKCDGSADKPPGAPGTPRATTVTARTVTLDWSPATAGDHPVTSYEVLRGGTVVATSTSTSATVEGLTPAAAYTFTVRAKDARGNLGPASPPVTVTTTDPASDPQPPSAPGNLRSTGKTSTTVSLAWDAATDNVGVVAYDIYRGGTLYRTVAATTRTITVSGLSPATAYTFTVRARDAADNASAASNALSVTTDDQAAGRHLRVGYFAQWGIYGRQYFVKNLDTSGSAAKLDVINYAFENIDPVNLTCLAGVTKGTSTNPQDPDQGTGAGDAEADYARPFAASQSVDGVADTGWEKLRGNFNQIKKLKAKHPHLKVVVSLGGWTYSKFFTDAAATPASREKFVRSCIDVWIKGNLPVYNGAGGEGTAAGVFDGIDLDWEWPGSPDGHPGNHWSPQDKANNTALIHEFRKQLDELGGGHKLLTAFTPADPVKINAGWELDKIFTSLDFANVQGYDFHGAGSDNSWEPNRTGHQGNLYTDAQDPYTTHFSIENAVQPYLDAGVSPRKLTIGLPFYGRGWQGVADGGVRGEWQTANGAAPGQFAEEAGVRGYSNLLASVPGMTVYHDEQSVSTYGYTGAGGQWWSFDDAWSIGRKTTWLKQKGLLGVFIWEMSGDTSNGSLMTAIDSGLKG; the protein is encoded by the coding sequence GTGAGACAACCGCCCCCGCCCCGCCGCCCGCTCAGAGTGCTCGCACTGCTGACCGCGCTGCTGCTGCCGCTGGGCGTGCTCGTGGGCCTCGCGCCCCAGGCCCAGGCGGCCGCCGGTGTGACGGCGACCTTCACCAGCCAGGACAACGGCAGTTGGTGGAAGGGCACCTTCGTCATCCGCAACGGCTCCACCACCGCGCTGGACGGCTGGACCCTGGAGTTCGACCTCCCCGCCGGGGTCACCGTCAGCGGCCACTACAACGGCGAGGCGACCGTCAACGGCAGCCATGTGACCGTCCGCAACGCCTACTACAACGGCAAGGTGGCCCCCGGGTCCAGCACCGAGCCGTACAGCTACTGGTTCGTCGCGAGCGGCCCCATCGGCGCCCCCACGGGCTGCACGCTCAACGGCGACAAGTGCGACGGCAGCGCGGACAAGCCGCCGGGCGCGCCCGGCACTCCGCGCGCCACGACCGTCACCGCCCGCACCGTCACCCTCGACTGGTCGCCCGCGACGGCCGGCGACCACCCGGTCACCTCCTACGAGGTGCTGCGCGGCGGCACCGTGGTGGCGACCAGCACCTCGACCTCGGCCACCGTGGAGGGCCTGACGCCCGCCGCGGCCTACACGTTCACCGTCCGCGCCAAGGACGCCCGGGGCAACCTGGGCCCGGCGAGCCCGCCCGTCACGGTGACCACGACCGATCCGGCGAGCGATCCGCAACCGCCCAGCGCCCCCGGCAACCTCCGCTCCACGGGCAAGACCTCGACGACGGTCTCGCTGGCCTGGGACGCGGCGACCGACAACGTCGGCGTCGTCGCGTACGACATCTACCGCGGCGGCACCCTGTACCGCACCGTCGCCGCCACCACCCGCACCATCACCGTCAGCGGCCTGTCCCCGGCCACCGCCTACACCTTCACCGTCCGGGCCCGGGACGCCGCCGACAACGCCTCCGCCGCGTCCAACGCGCTGAGCGTCACCACGGACGACCAGGCCGCCGGGCGCCATCTGCGCGTGGGCTACTTCGCGCAGTGGGGCATCTACGGCCGCCAGTACTTCGTCAAGAACCTCGACACCTCGGGCAGCGCCGCCAAGCTCGACGTGATCAACTACGCCTTCGAGAACATCGACCCGGTCAACCTGACCTGCCTCGCCGGGGTCACCAAGGGCACCTCGACCAACCCCCAGGACCCCGACCAGGGCACCGGCGCCGGAGACGCGGAGGCCGACTACGCCCGGCCCTTCGCCGCCTCGCAGTCCGTCGACGGGGTGGCCGACACCGGCTGGGAGAAGCTGCGCGGCAACTTCAACCAGATCAAGAAGCTCAAGGCCAAGCACCCCCACCTGAAGGTCGTCGTCTCGCTCGGCGGCTGGACGTACTCGAAGTTCTTCACCGACGCGGCGGCCACCCCGGCCTCCCGCGAGAAGTTCGTCCGCTCCTGCATCGACGTCTGGATCAAGGGCAATCTTCCGGTCTACAACGGCGCCGGCGGCGAAGGCACCGCGGCCGGGGTCTTCGACGGCATCGACCTCGACTGGGAGTGGCCGGGTTCCCCGGACGGCCACCCGGGCAACCACTGGAGCCCGCAGGACAAGGCGAACAACACCGCCCTGATCCACGAGTTCCGCAAGCAGCTCGACGAACTGGGCGGCGGCCACAAGCTGCTCACCGCGTTCACCCCGGCCGACCCCGTGAAGATCAACGCGGGCTGGGAGCTCGACAAGATCTTCACCTCGCTCGACTTCGCCAACGTCCAGGGCTACGACTTCCACGGCGCCGGCAGCGACAACTCCTGGGAGCCGAACCGCACCGGCCACCAGGGCAATCTGTACACCGACGCACAGGACCCGTACACCACCCACTTCAGCATCGAGAACGCCGTACAGCCGTATCTCGACGCCGGAGTCAGCCCGCGGAAGCTCACCATCGGGCTGCCGTTCTACGGCCGCGGCTGGCAGGGGGTCGCCGACGGCGGCGTGCGCGGCGAGTGGCAGACGGCCAACGGGGCCGCACCGGGACAGTTCGCGGAAGAGGCGGGTGTGCGCGGCTACTCCAACCTGCTCGCGTCCGTCCCGGGCATGACCGTGTACCACGACGAACAGTCGGTCTCGACCTACGGATACACCGGCGCCGGGGGCCAGTGGTGGTCGTTCGACGACGCCTGGTCCATCGGCCGCAAGACCACCTGGCTCAAACAGAAGGGACTGCTGGGCGTCTTCATCTGGGAGATGTCCGGTGACACGTCGAACGGCTCGCTGATGACAGCCATCGACAGCGGGCTCAAGGGCTGA